A region from the Lycium barbarum isolate Lr01 chromosome 8, ASM1917538v2, whole genome shotgun sequence genome encodes:
- the LOC132608050 gene encoding cytosolic sulfotransferase 12-like has product MKGSNSDNTSEEEFCTFVSGLPREKWWEISIAKWEGYWYKNDYIKAAMAAQSGFLVRDDDVILASSMKTGTTWLKALIPCIMAHNRSTVDDINTDPLLTNHPNQLMPSIEISIFSPKNLNSKVFNVDEMASPRLFRTHLPYSKLPETIKSSSSSCKLVYITRDPKDHCENTPYQMRCNNALIRLQAKNLKAPAWIFNEVSFLFSNCFQVIYVGNRGKTSIM; this is encoded by the coding sequence ATGAAAGGTTCCAATTCTGATAATACGAGTGAAGAAGAATTTTGCACATTTGTAAGTGGACTCCCAAGGGAGAAATGGTGGGAAATTAGTATTGCTAAGTGGGAAGGCTACTGGTACAAAAATGACTACATAAAAGCAGCCATGGCAGCTCAATCAGGGTTCTTGGTTCGTGATGATGATGTGATTCTTGCTTCATCCATGAAGACAGGTACCACTTGGCTCAAAGCTCTAATTCCCTGCATCATGGCCCATAACAGAAGTACCGTAGATGATATTAATACTGATCCTTTACTAACAAATCATCCTAACCAACTTATGCCTTCTATTGAAATTTCAATATTTAGCCCAAAGAACCTGAATTCCAAAGTCTTTAACGTTGACGAAATGGCTTCACCTAGGCTCTTTAGGACTCACCTTCCTTATTCTAAGCTCCCAGAGACTATCAAATCGTCTAGTTCCAGCTGCAAATTAGTATACATCACCCGTGATCCTAAAGACCATTGCGAAAATACACCCTATCAGATGAGATGCAACAACGCCTTGATCAGATTACAGGCCAAAAATTTGAAGGCACCGGCTTGGATCTTTAATGAAGTCTCTTTCTTATTTAGTAATTGTTTCCAAGTTATTTATGTTGGTAATAGAGGTAAAACCAGtataatgtaa
- the LOC132606479 gene encoding transcription factor bHLH84-like: MEPVASMPEGDWSSFSGMSFTEEADFMAQLLGNCSIPNELPGSSNYGVSSSFWNGHESSNDTNNSMYNGGNGYLFPPPSHESYYPSHSRPILMRNDSSITTEHNLMDTNNPIEADDFLNQDVSNDSMEFDESMPGAVLDGKGLHLGRTDYEQFPEDKMDRPSESSKKRSRLHGPACHVPKNKRSAKLETDLKMCETGGKNKAVLKRQNSMISCCSEDESNVSHELTRKSRASRGSATDPQSLYARKRRERINERLKILQSLIPNGTKVDISTMLEEAVLYVKFLQLQIKLLSSDDLWMYSPIAYNGMDLGLDLRIGIPK; encoded by the exons ATGGAGCCTGTGGCATCGATGCCCGAAGGAGATTGGAGCTCCTTTAGTGGAATGTCTTTTACTGAGGAGGCTGATTTCATGGCACAGTTGCTTGGTAACTGTTCAATTCCGAACGAGCTACCAGGTAGTTCTAATTATGGAGTTTCCTCCAGTTTTTGGAATGGTCATGAATCATCAAATGACACTAATAATAGTATGTATAATGGTGGTAATGGTTATCTTTTTCCTCCTCCGAGTCATGAGAGTTACTATCCAAGTCATTCTCGGCCTATCTTGATGAGAAATGATAGTTCAATAACAACAGAACATAATCTGATGGATACTAATAACCCAATTGAAGCAGATGACTTCCTTAACCAAGATGTGAGCAATGACAGTATGGAGTTTGATGAAAGCATGCCTGGAGCTGTTCTTGATGGAAAAGGCTTGCATCTAGGAAGAACAGATTATGAGCAATTTCCGGAAGATAAAATGGATCGTCCATCAGAGAGCTCTAAGAAAAGATCCCGGTTGCATGGTCCTGCTTGTCAT GTCCCAAAGAACAAGAGAAGCGCAAAGCTGGAAACGGACCTTAAGATGTGCGAGACAGGTGGAAAAAACAAGGCTGTGCTTAAGAGGCAGAACTCTATGATCAGTTGTTGCTCAGAAGATGAATCTAATGTTTCTCACGAGTTGACCCGAAAATCCAGAGCCAGTAGGGGTTCAGCAACTGATCCCCAGAGCTTGTATGCCAGG AAAAGACGTGAGAGGATTAATGAGAGATTGAAGATCTTACAGAGTCTCATCCCTAACGGTACCAAG GTTGACATTAGCACCATGCTTGAAGAGGCAGTCCTGTATGTCAAATTTTTGCAACTCCAAATCAAG CTCTTGAGCTCTGATGATCTATGGATGTATTCTCCCATTGCGTACAACGGAATGGACCTTGGGCTCGATCTGAGGATTGGCATTCCAAAATGA